A genomic region of Leptospira mtsangambouensis contains the following coding sequences:
- a CDS encoding FecR family protein: MIRFIVSILFLLLTTTLAAEEVGIISFIQGTNYLSGPRFKKAKEPVKLGSILKKGDTITTENGTCEIQLATQATIRLSKYSSVLIEDLLNPKSKSTTLKLVGGKLFVKAHKPGPGVPSQNQLSVVNPSFVAGVRGTEFLAATPDTGGVNEDLTEVETGVYVNEGTVAVSPDKKGKQTLVAENEEVVVSGKELKKQILDEFVKDKMRIFEEFKAIKEENYQRIKEQYEKNDQLMNEYKGQGRVDE, translated from the coding sequence ATGATTCGATTTATTGTGTCCATTTTGTTTCTTCTTTTGACCACAACCCTTGCCGCTGAAGAAGTGGGGATTATTAGTTTCATTCAAGGAACAAACTACCTTTCAGGACCACGTTTCAAAAAGGCGAAAGAGCCGGTAAAGTTAGGTAGTATCCTAAAAAAAGGGGATACCATTACAACAGAAAACGGCACTTGTGAGATCCAGTTGGCAACACAAGCAACCATTCGTTTGTCAAAATATTCATCTGTCCTAATTGAAGACCTTCTCAATCCAAAGTCAAAATCCACTACTCTCAAACTTGTGGGTGGAAAATTATTTGTCAAAGCACACAAACCGGGACCAGGAGTGCCAAGCCAAAACCAACTCAGCGTTGTCAATCCTAGCTTTGTGGCGGGAGTGAGAGGAACAGAATTTCTGGCAGCAACACCTGACACCGGTGGGGTCAACGAAGACCTAACCGAAGTGGAAACGGGAGTTTATGTCAACGAAGGGACTGTGGCAGTCAGTCCGGATAAAAAAGGAAAACAAACCCTCGTCGCAGAAAATGAAGAAGTGGTTGTATCTGGAAAAGAATTAAAAAAACAAATTTTAGATGAATTTGTGAAAGATAAAATGCGCATTTTTGAAGAGTTCAAGGCCATCAAAGAAGAAAACTACCAACGAATCAAAGAACAATACGAAAAAAACGACCAACTTATGAATGAATACAAAGGCCAAGGTAGGGTAGACGAATGA
- a CDS encoding DUF4384 domain-containing protein, whose translation MMKQFLILSSIISLSLFSSDKIGRLPVYKIAVESLSNTDETIALRDFIKEQIQSTSRGLVSLPLKNSELGTWEFDKEGNPSEETMHSFQRLSGIDKLLLVSTEDGQAVISFVDILHQKLEYRNSLPDSLSKTLVSDFLGFLDKKNIYLALSETGSGSAAQLKINSLKPTYVAGEPIRFEIESTEDNYVYVVLVPENQKGEPVLLFPNQIQNDNFIRKGDRVTIPDKRISFRASSTPSKDRIRAFASREEWKEFQLRGKKEDSFYRLLPPAVTGTKTTARSMMVVPNSLTASIEQSPVMEWEYQILSR comes from the coding sequence ATGATGAAACAATTTTTAATTCTCTCATCGATCATTTCTCTTTCCCTTTTTTCTTCGGACAAAATTGGAAGGTTACCTGTTTATAAAATTGCAGTAGAGTCTTTATCAAATACGGATGAAACCATTGCTCTTCGTGATTTTATCAAAGAACAAATCCAATCCACTTCTCGTGGACTGGTCTCTCTTCCTTTGAAAAACTCTGAACTAGGGACTTGGGAATTTGATAAAGAAGGAAATCCTTCTGAAGAAACAATGCACAGTTTCCAAAGGCTCTCTGGAATAGACAAACTTCTTCTTGTATCAACAGAAGATGGACAGGCTGTGATTTCGTTTGTAGATATTTTACACCAAAAGTTAGAATACCGCAACTCACTCCCGGATAGCCTTTCCAAAACTTTGGTCTCCGATTTCTTAGGATTTTTAGATAAAAAAAATATCTATTTGGCTTTATCTGAAACAGGTTCGGGATCTGCAGCCCAACTCAAAATCAATTCTTTAAAACCCACTTATGTGGCTGGGGAACCGATTCGTTTTGAAATCGAATCAACTGAAGACAATTATGTTTATGTTGTCCTTGTTCCTGAGAACCAAAAGGGAGAACCTGTGCTTCTGTTCCCCAACCAAATCCAAAATGATAATTTCATTCGCAAGGGAGACCGAGTGACCATCCCAGATAAACGAATTTCGTTTAGAGCGTCCTCAACTCCTTCCAAAGATAGAATTCGTGCCTTTGCTTCTAGAGAAGAATGGAAAGAATTCCAACTCCGAGGAAAAAAAGAAGATTCTTTCTATCGACTTTTGCCTCCTGCAGTGACAGGAACCAAAACTACAGCTAGGTCCATGATGGTGGTTCCAAATTCCCTCACTGCTTCCATTGAACAAAGCCCAGTGATGGAGTGGGAATACCAAATCCTCTCTCGATAA